A region of the Corynebacterium endometrii genome:
GCCACGGCGTCGCGGGAGCGGGTCTTTTCCTCAATCAGGTAATCCACGCCGTAGAGCGCCACGCGGCGGTAATCGCCGATGATGCGTCCGCGACCGTAGGCATCGGGCAGACCGGTGATGATGTGCGAGGAACGGGCCGCACGGATGCGCGGGGTGTAGATGTCAAAGACCGCGTCGTTGTGGGTCTTGCGGTACTTGGTGAAGATCTTCTTGATGTCTTCCTCAGGCTCCTTGCCCGCCTCACGGATAGCCTGCTCCACCATGCGCCAGCCGCCGTTGGGCATCATGGCGCGCTTGAGTGGAACGTCAGTCTGGAGGCCCACCACCACGTCATCGTCTTCAAAGATGTAGCCGGCAGGGAACGCATCAATGCCGGACGGGGTGTGGGTATCTACGTCATAAATGCGCTTCTCACGCTCGATGGACAGGTAATTTTTCTCTAGGTAGTCCCAGGTGCGCTTCGTCTTATCGGTTGCGCCTTCCAGGAAGCTAGAGTCCCCGTCGTAGGGAGTGTAGTTGCGCTGGATAAAATCACGGACATCAATCGTGGAGGTCCATGGGCCTGGCTCGAAGCCTTCCCATTGCTCGAACGCTAGTGGCTGCGTTGCGGTGGTCACTTGTGGTGACTCCCTTCTACTGCTTTTGTAAAGCTGACGCATACCAGTCTAAGCCGCGCATGCATCTTTAGCCATGTGAGAGCCTGTGGGATCCCACACACAGCTCGGCTAAATCGGGCCTATTCGGGCGGACTTTCACACTGGGCACCGCCTTTGCGAAGTTTTGACCCGGCCCATCGCCTCCCCTACGGGCGCGCGAGCGGGAAGACGCGGTGGAATTGTCGTGCGTTAGGGGTGTGAGGGCAAAGGAAAAAGGCCGTTTAACTAAGTTAAACGACCTTTTCTAAGCGTGCGCCTGGAGAGACTTGAACTCTCACGCCGTAAAGACACTAGAACCTAAATCTAGCGCGTCTGCCAATTCCGCCACAGGCGCTTGCTGGCAATAGTCTATATGCATGCGCACCAAAACCCAAACGCGCCGCGCCCACGCCCGGCACTCCAACTTTAGATGGACTTGAGCAGTCCAGCGGGTATGGTTGTATGCGTGAGTAATTCGAATGTAACCCCGCGCAAGAAACTAAAGGTGCGCTGGTGGCACATCCTGCTCATCGCGGTGACGTGCGTGTGCTTCTTGGGCCTTGCGTACTGGCAATGGACCCGCTTCCAATCAGGTTCGGGCACCTTCCAGAACTTGGGCTACGCGTTCCAGTGGCCCCTGTTCGCCGCTTTTGTGATTTATGCGTACAAGACGGCGATGCGCTATGAAAATGAGCGCATCGAGGCCGAAAATGAGGCCGCCGAGATGTCTCAGGCCGCTGGCGAGCAAGGCGCCGGGGCCACCGCTTACCGCTACGAGGCCCCCACGGAAACCCAATCGGTGAAAAAGATCGATGAGGATTTCCTTCCCCAGCGCTCCGCGATGAGTGTGGAAGAATTCAATGAGCTCAACAAGCCGCGCCGCGGCCAGCATGGTTAATTGCAGGCGCGTTTACTACTAGAAAGACTTACTTTATGACTGCACCTCAGGTTCACCCAGAACGCCAAAAGCGCGTGGCTGGCGCGCTGAAGTTCTTCTCCATCGCCGCAACCATCACCGGTATCTTCCTGCTCATCCTGGTAGTCCGCATGATCCTGGAGTACATCGTGGGCATGGAAATGCCTTCTTGGGCCACCTACGTCGCGCAGGCGCACGGCCTGGCCTACATGGTGTACCTGGTCTCCATCTTGAACCTGGCCCCTAAGGCCCAGTGGTCCGTGGGAAAGTGGCTCACCACCGCCCTAGCCGGCGTTGTCCCCTTCCTCTCATTCTGGATGGAGGCCAAGCGCCGCAAGGAAGTTAAGGCGCAATTCCAGCTCTAACCCCCTTCCAACACTTAGGGCCACCGCGCATGCAGCGCGGTGGCCCTAGGTTTTGTACCCCGGCGTGGTCTACTGCGCCAGTTGCGCGATGACCGGAACCAGCTGCGCCAGCGCGCGGCCGCGGTGGGATACGGCGTTCTTTTCCTCCGGGCTCATCTGCGCCGCAGACCGGTCCTCACCCGCCGGCATAAACAGTGGGTCGTAGCCGAAGCCATTGTCCCCGCGCGGCGCTTCTAGCAGCGTGCCCGGCCAGCGGCCCTCCACCACGTGCTCCTGGCCGTCCGGGGTTACCAGCGCGCAGACCGAAACGAAGGCGGCGCCGCGGCGCGCTGCCGGCACGTGCGCCATCTGCCCCAGCAGCAGGCGGTTGTTGGCCTCATCGTCGCCGTGACCGCCAGACCAGCGGGCGGAAAGCGGGCCCGGCATGCCGTTGAGTTCGTCGACGCTGAGGCCGGAGTCGTCGGCAACGCAGGCGAGCCCGGTAGCGGCGGCGCCGGCGCGGGCCTTGATCACAGCGTTATCGGCAAACGTGCGGCCGTCCTCGACGGGCTCGTCGTACGGCTCAACCGCGGACAGTGGGAGCAGCTCAACGCCGGACAGGCCTGAGTCGGACAGAATGCGCTCCAGCTCGCCCAGCTTTTTCTTGTTATTCGACGCGACCAGCAGCTTCATGACTACCAGCCCAGGGCGACCTTCTGCGCGGCGATGAGCTCCGTGCAGCCCTTCTCCGCCACGTCCAGCATCTCATTCAACTGGGCGCGGCCGAACAGGCCATGCTCGCCGGTGCCCTGAATCTCGACAAAGTCGCCGCCTTGCTGCATGACCACGTTGAGATCCACCTCGGCGCGGGAATCCTCCTCATACGGCAGATCCAGGCACACGTGGCCATCAATGATGCCAACGGAGACGGCCGCGATTGGGTCCAGCAGCGGCTCGCCGGGGACCACGCCGCGCTCCTTGAGCACCGCAATCGCATCCGCCAGCGCCACGTATGCGCCCGTGATGGACGCGGTGCGGGTTCCGCCGTCAGCCTGGAGCACGTCGCAGTCCAGGTTGATGGTGTTTTCACCCAGCTGGCTCAAATCCACCGCGGCGCGCAGGGAGCGGCCCACCAGGCGGGAGATTTCGTGGGTGCGGCCCTTGACCTTGCCCGCCATGGACTCGCGGCGCATGCGGTCATGCGTCGCCGCGGGGAGCATCGAGTATTCGGCGGTTAGCCAGCCCTCACCGGAATCACGCTTGAAACGCGGCACGCCCTCCTCCACGGAGGCGGTGCACATCACGCGGGTGTTACCAAACTCCACCAGCACGGAGCCGGCCGGGTTGGTGGTGAAATTGCGGGTGATACGGACGGTGCGCAGCTGGTCTAGCGCGCGCCCATCGAAACGGGTGAATTCAGTCATGCCCCCAGGCTACCCGGGGTTAAAGCTCAAATTCCATTCCGGCCTTGCCCAGGATGACCTCACCGCTAAACTCCGCCTGCGCGGCGGCCAGCGTTGCCTCGGCGTCGCCCCACGGCTGGAGGTGGACCAGCACTAGGGTTTTCGCGTTGGCCTGCGCGGCGAGCCGGCCCGCCTCGGCGCCGGACATGTGCATGTTGGGGGCTTTGCCTTCCGAGGTTTCCCCCCACGCCGCCTCGCACAAAAACACATCTGCGTCACGGGCCGCCTCGACCAGGTCTTCGGTGTAAGCGGAGTCCGCGGAGTACGCGATGGCCGTGCCCGACGTGGCGTGCTCCATGCGCAGCGCATACGTCTCAATGGGGTGCAGCGTCTTAAACGGGGTGACGTACACGTCATCGATGAGTTCGCGCTTGCGGTCATGCCACTGCTCGAAGGCGAAGGAATCGGAGAAATCATCGACTTCGTCGGGCACGTCGGCGGACAGGCGCCCCAGATGGACCGGGGTGTGGCGCGGACCCACCAAGTAATTGCGGGACGCGGCGGGTTTGACGGGATGGAAGCGCCGCCAGACCAGGAGCGACGGGAAATCCATGCAGTGATCCGCGTGGAGGTGGCTCAGCAGGACGTGGGCATCGCAAGGATCCTGCACGGACTGCAGGTTAGCCAAAGTACCTGGGCCTATATCCATGACGATGGAGGGCGCGTCCGGGAAGGACACAAGATAACCGGATGCTGGGTTACCAGGAACCGGCACGGAACCGGAGCAACCAAGAATCGTCAACTTCATGGCACTGATAATTCCAGAAATCTTTGTAATTCGCCGCAATTATGGCCAAAAAGCACGTTTACGACCCCGTGTGGCTGACCTCACCAATGCCCGGGCCCAGGAATCGAGTAGCCAGCTTGGCGAAGGATTCCGGGTCGCCGGTGGCCTCGAAACTCCGCGTAGGGACGTTATCCTCCGGGGCCAGCAAATCCAGCCGGGTCAGGGTTTTGAGCACGTCCTTGGCGGTTTCCTCAGCGGAGGAGACTAAGGTCACGCCGTCCCCCATCGCCAGCTGGATCACGCCGGTGAGCAAGGGATAATGCGTGCATCCCAGGACCAGCGTGTCCACCCCGGCGGCCTGGAGCGGGGCCAGGTAGCCTTCCGCCACGCCCAGAATCTGGCGCCCCATGGTGATGCCGCGCTCGACGAATGGCACGAAGTCCGGGCAGGCGGTGGCAAAGGCCTCCACCTGGGGGTTGACCGCGAATAAATCCTGGTAGGCGCCGGAGTTGACGGTCCCTTCCGTGCCAATCACGCCCACCTTGTTGTTGCGGGTGGTGGCCATGGCGCGGCGCACGGCGGGGCGGATGACCTCCACCACGGGGACGTCATAGCGCTCACGCGCGTCGTGCAGGAACGCCGCGGTGGCGGTGTTGCAGGCGATTACTATCATTTTGCATCCGCGGGCGACCAATTCATCCGCGATGCGGGTGGAAAGTTCGCGAACCTCAGCGATGGTGCGGGGACCGTAGGGCCCGTGCGCGGTGTCCCCGATGTAGATGATGGACTCGTTGGGCAGCTGGTCCATGATGGTGCGAGCCACGGTCAGCCCGCCGACGCCTGAGTCGAAGATCCCGATGGGCGATGTTGCGGTGATCATTGCTCCCCTAACGCTTGCGGTGCTGGAGCTGGGCGAGCGTGTCATCGGAGGTGATAACCATGCCCGCTACGATGCCGCCGATAGCGCCGAATAGGTGCCCCTGCCAGCTCACACCCGGCGTGACCGGAAGCACGCCCCAGATAAGACCCGAGTAGGCCATCCCCAGGACCACACCCAGGGCGAACTGAATCAGGGAGCGATTGAAGATTCCGCGCACGATGAGGTACGCCAACCAGCCATACACCAGGCCCGAGGCGCCGATGTGCAGGGTTCCCGGCCCGCCCAGCAGCCAGGTGCCGATCCCGCCGACCAGCAGGGAGATGACGGTCACCTCCCACCACGCCAGGCGGCCCGAAAGGCCAATGAGGAAACAGAAGATGGCGCCGGGAATGGTGTTAGACAAAAGGTGTTCCCAATTGGCGTGGAGGAATGGGGAGAAGAAAATGCCCCAGATGCCACCGAAGTCCAGCGGGCGGATGCCGTAGGCGTTGAGTCCTCCGCCGAAGACGACCGCGTTGATGATGAACACCGCCCAAATGATGACCACGTAGCCCACGGCAAAGGTGATTCCCGTGCGGATGCGTCCGCGTCGGGTGTAGTTGTGCGAACCGCCGCGGTTGACCTTGCGCTCCGGGAGCTGCGGCGCGGTGGGGCGGGCCCCACCGCTGAACTGGGGCTCCCGGAATTGAGGATTCTGATAAGTCATAGTGGCCCCCTTTAAGGCATCAGCGCGTTGAGCAGCGAATCCTGGTTGAATGCGAGCCATTCCACCAGCGCGTCGCGATCAGCTTCGGCGGCCTCGCCGCCACGCACCTCGCCCGCGGCGACCCACAGGCGCAGGTCATTGAGGCCGGAAAGAAAGGCGTGGGCCTCTGCCTCCGATATGGAAACCTCCACGCCGCCATCGGGGCCGAGCGCCTGGTTGATGACCTGGAGGTTGCGCAGCTTGGCCTTGGCGATGTCATTTTCGTGCAGCGCGCGCATCAGGCCGGAATCCCCCTCATAGGCCTCATCCCCATCACGCATGAAATCGGGGAAAAGGCGCGCGAGCGAGGGGTCCTCCGGGGCCTCGGTGTGGCCGGAAGGCATGTCCATCATCTCCGCCAGTTCATCCTTGGGGGCGGATTGCGCACGCGCAATGATGGATTCCGACACGGTGGCGGTGAGATCCCCCAACACCTCCCGCTCCATGGGCTCGAGGACCGTGTGGAACCTAACCCCACGCATCAGGGACTTCTTTTTCTTCCAAGCCTGCACTAGTACTTCTTTCTAAATCTCACGCTGAAAGTCGGCAATCGGCGGCGGCCTTTAGCCGGCCTGCTGCATGGTAGCCCACAGGCCGGCAACCTGAAGTTTCTTCACGTCAGCTTCCACTTTGTCCCGCTCGCCGGAGGATACGGCGGCCTTGCCCTCCGTGTGGACCTGCATCATGAGCTCATTCGCGCGCTTTTTGTCATAACCCAGGACGGTTTGGAATACGTATGACACATAGCTCATGAGGTTGACGGGATCATCCCAGACTATGCACATCCAGGGCAGATTCTCGCTGGTGGCTACGTCTACCTCTATCGCTTCATCGAGCTCTGGTGTGGCCATAGGCGAGCCCATCATGTGCACACTGATGCCGGTTGCTGACAAGTTCATGTACTCCAGATTAACCAATAACTCGCCTCTGCCACTAGTGGCCACGGCAAGCCCTTGGTTGCGGCGTGGCGGCCGTATCATCCACCCATGTGCGCCGGAACGGGCCGGCAAGGGGCAAAGAATCGAATGATTCTGAGAAGTTTTTGACTAAGCTTGGCCTGGTGACTACTAACACTTCTTCTTCCATCCCGGCGGACCGCTCCACCGCGCTGCTGACTGACAAATACGAGCTGACCATGCTCCAGGCCGCGCTGCGGGACGGCACCGCAAACCGCAAGGTAGCGTGCGAGGTCTTCGCCCGCCGCCTGCCCAACGAGCGCCGCTACGGCGTGGTGGCCGGCACCGAGCGCGTACTGCACGCGATCAGGGACTTCCGCTTCACCGAGGAGCAGCTGGCGACGCTGGACTTCCTCGATGAGCGGACCATCGAATATCTGCGCAATTACAAATTCTCCGGCCAGGTTGACGGCTACCGGGAGGGTGAGCTGTACTTCCCTTACT
Encoded here:
- a CDS encoding DUF3817 domain-containing protein, whose translation is MTAPQVHPERQKRVAGALKFFSIAATITGIFLLILVVRMILEYIVGMEMPSWATYVAQAHGLAYMVYLVSILNLAPKAQWSVGKWLTTALAGVVPFLSFWMEAKRRKEVKAQFQL
- the rdgB gene encoding RdgB/HAM1 family non-canonical purine NTP pyrophosphatase, which produces MKLLVASNNKKKLGELERILSDSGLSGVELLPLSAVEPYDEPVEDGRTFADNAVIKARAGAAATGLACVADDSGLSVDELNGMPGPLSARWSGGHGDDEANNRLLLGQMAHVPAARRGAAFVSVCALVTPDGQEHVVEGRWPGTLLEAPRGDNGFGYDPLFMPAGEDRSAAQMSPEEKNAVSHRGRALAQLVPVIAQLAQ
- the rph gene encoding ribonuclease PH, which produces MTEFTRFDGRALDQLRTVRITRNFTTNPAGSVLVEFGNTRVMCTASVEEGVPRFKRDSGEGWLTAEYSMLPAATHDRMRRESMAGKVKGRTHEISRLVGRSLRAAVDLSQLGENTINLDCDVLQADGGTRTASITGAYVALADAIAVLKERGVVPGEPLLDPIAAVSVGIIDGHVCLDLPYEEDSRAEVDLNVVMQQGGDFVEIQGTGEHGLFGRAQLNEMLDVAEKGCTELIAAQKVALGW
- a CDS encoding MBL fold metallo-hydrolase, with product MKLTILGCSGSVPVPGNPASGYLVSFPDAPSIVMDIGPGTLANLQSVQDPCDAHVLLSHLHADHCMDFPSLLVWRRFHPVKPAASRNYLVGPRHTPVHLGRLSADVPDEVDDFSDSFAFEQWHDRKRELIDDVYVTPFKTLHPIETYALRMEHATSGTAIAYSADSAYTEDLVEAARDADVFLCEAAWGETSEGKAPNMHMSGAEAGRLAAQANAKTLVLVHLQPWGDAEATLAAAQAEFSGEVILGKAGMEFEL
- the murI gene encoding glutamate racemase → MITATSPIGIFDSGVGGLTVARTIMDQLPNESIIYIGDTAHGPYGPRTIAEVRELSTRIADELVARGCKMIVIACNTATAAFLHDARERYDVPVVEVIRPAVRRAMATTRNNKVGVIGTEGTVNSGAYQDLFAVNPQVEAFATACPDFVPFVERGITMGRQILGVAEGYLAPLQAAGVDTLVLGCTHYPLLTGVIQLAMGDGVTLVSSAEETAKDVLKTLTRLDLLAPEDNVPTRSFEATGDPESFAKLATRFLGPGIGEVSHTGS
- a CDS encoding rhomboid family intramembrane serine protease, producing the protein MTYQNPQFREPQFSGGARPTAPQLPERKVNRGGSHNYTRRGRIRTGITFAVGYVVIIWAVFIINAVVFGGGLNAYGIRPLDFGGIWGIFFSPFLHANWEHLLSNTIPGAIFCFLIGLSGRLAWWEVTVISLLVGGIGTWLLGGPGTLHIGASGLVYGWLAYLIVRGIFNRSLIQFALGVVLGMAYSGLIWGVLPVTPGVSWQGHLFGAIGGIVAGMVITSDDTLAQLQHRKR
- a CDS encoding DUF2017 domain-containing protein, with protein sequence MQAWKKKKSLMRGVRFHTVLEPMEREVLGDLTATVSESIIARAQSAPKDELAEMMDMPSGHTEAPEDPSLARLFPDFMRDGDEAYEGDSGLMRALHENDIAKAKLRNLQVINQALGPDGGVEVSISEAEAHAFLSGLNDLRLWVAAGEVRGGEAAEADRDALVEWLAFNQDSLLNALMP
- the clpS gene encoding ATP-dependent Clp protease adapter ClpS — encoded protein: MGSPMATPELDEAIEVDVATSENLPWMCIVWDDPVNLMSYVSYVFQTVLGYDKKRANELMMQVHTEGKAAVSSGERDKVEADVKKLQVAGLWATMQQAG